The genomic region TCAGCTGGCAAGAACACAGTGCGTATACAGAAAGCGGTGTGTTCGGGATTCTTCAGAAACGCCGCGAAGAAAGATCCACAGGAGGGATACAGAACGTTGGTCGACAGCCAAGTGGTATATATTCATCCAAGTAGCGCATTGTTCAATCGTCAGCCAGAATGGGTGATCTATCACGAACTGGTGCAAACTACCAAGGAATACATGAGAGAGGTGACGACGATCGATCCGAAGTGGCTGGTGGAGTTCGCACCCGCATTCTTCAAGTTCAGCGATCCGACCAAACTCAGCAAGTTCAAAAAGAATCAAAGACTAGAGCCGCTCTACAACAAATACGAGGAACCGAACGCGTGGAGAATATCGCGAGTTCGCAGGCGACGTAATTAAAGAATACGCTTATAATTCATGTAAATATCGTTTCAGTAATTCGATATAAGTATTGTATGGTATTTGACGTTTCAATTTTCTGAAAGCTTTATACCCGTTTCCactaatgtagattaactttaaatcTCAGTTCAACTTaccttttatctttttctaatttttagaactaaagtaagataaagagtaagttaaactaagatcaaagttaatctgcgttggtggaaataggtATTAATGATATAGAATAATTAATAGGTATTAGTGATACAGAATAATTAATTCTAGCTCTGGAAGCAGTATTCTTATCGTTTTTATATAGCTACTGCTTGCATCTACAATGACAAAACTTTGTGGAAacagaacatttttattttgcacgTGTAACATCTAGCATTTttgatacatttaaaaaaaatactcttTATTACTAGGAAGCGAAGAATGAAGATAATTTATGATCGCGaagataatgaattaaatttattatgtcacgataaaactagaaaaatgtGATGCAATCATTGAAACTTGGAAACTATGTACAAGAatgcaattacaaaaaaaagattatttacaaGTCTctataaatgtacatatttgtaaacatttgtaaatatataaccatattCATTCACATTacattttcgatattttttaacatttatcaaagttctatttcgataaattataatacattaaataatcaGTCTTTTTAGAGAAGAGGGCATTGTTTTAAGATACGTTTTTCAGTCTTTCCCCtcttgattaattattaaatttattaaataaatacattctcgataacatttaataagatgaCACATAGGAAAGATTTCCCTATTCAATttattctttccttttcttagaTGTATCTCTGACTTATGATAACAGAGTTGGTTCACGGACGCATATTCATATTACATGTAACATGGTTAACATACcatttgtataaaaaagagagagagaatttgtaggaaatttataaatctttcaGAAGAgatgaattgatattttgtataacCAGGaaatatcactttttttttgcttttacacTTATATTAGTGTTCAGTAATACTATTTCTTGGCTCGATGGTATAAAGTACATTTGCAGGAAAAcgagattttataaaaattgaactaTTGAGACTGCTGTTTCTTTTTCACTAATTCCACCAATTGTCTATAACGCACTTGACATTCTTCCTGTAaacaaacaattataattataacgtggatttataaatttctatacataatttataaagaaaaatacataatgTAACGTGCCTTTGTCTTTCCTTCGAcacaatttgcaattttttcccACCTATCTACAGAAGCACCTTTGGGATACTTCGTCAGGGCCGCTTCTAAAGTCCTTTGCTGTTCTTGACTCCATTCGGCAGTACTGACAGTATTATCACTGCGGGTCTTAACCTTTTTCGGTTTTTCTTCCACAGAAACTTCCTCCACTGATTCAGCAGGCTTCAAACCTTCTTCTTTCACCTAACGTAAAGTATACACGACTCAACTTCTACAGTCGATTTATCAAGAAACAAAATTGATGAACAGTTAATAACCTTCTTAGCCATGTGCGTAACTTCCACGACGGTACGATTCATAACGCTCGCGATTTTCTCCCACCGTTCTGGAGTTCCACCAGGATACTTCTTCACATATTTTATCAATTCTAATATATCATTATCGGTCCACAAGCCACCAGATACAGCTGGCTTCTCATATACATGATTTGTGTAATCgcaatcttctttttttatagtCTCCTTAGAATTAGTACCGCTTCTCTCTTGTGGGGTAAAGCCAGGCCTACGTTTCCTGACGTTACGCGACATTACCTCAGGTTCAGGCTGTTCACTCTCTTGTGCTCTAAAACAAATGTTTAGATTTTTATgagcaatataaaattataaggaGAAAGCTGCATCATACTTACAATGCCTCTTCTTCCTCctgttttttcttctctttcctctctttcacGAGTTGAATGATGAGACAAATAGTGGAGGGTATAGCAATCACTGAACCTATTATCCACTTTGGTAATTGAAATGGAAGAGTGTTCCACATTGTTGGAGTAGGAATCTTTTCCAAAATGTCAGCTAAATCTGGAACGTCTATCttgctttttctatttttcttttgcatcTTTTGAAGTTTGCTACCTAAAACTTGTTCCTGTAATCGTAACATAATAGgtactaattatattaattgtacactcaacagcaaaattaaaggattacTTATTTTGACTccaaaaaataggcgtaattcaagagctttggagctttgcaaaattcataaaaaaaatctgacaaaTGTCAAAAAcctataaaaattttgccaagttgcacagcgtgaaataaaaatcaatctcaaaactagagatttcaagcattaaaatgcattttttaacatttttttacaattatttttgacaaagttacactatCTTGAATTAGGCCTATTTTTCAGAGTCAGAATaagtgatcctttaattttgctgttacatgtatataaaaaaaaaacttctctttttctaacttgtaaaaattctcttataaaaatattacttacgtAAGTGTACCGTTTCTCAAAATACGCCGCCCAAGCTACGAGATACTGCCCTATTGTGATGACTGTGAATAATATAACACTCATCTCCAATAATCCCATCTTTCGGACATGACGATAGTAATATACCGCTGATCGCCAATTTGGCAGCCCGTTAACGAGCACATTGTCATACTTTTGCCGCTTTCCAGGATCTTTCAAAACGTCATAAACAGCGACTAACTAAAAAGAAGGAATTTGGAAAGTTGTCAAGATGTTAATTCAAGAGCTTTTAGTATCTCTCTCAATTTTTAAGTACCGTTCTAAATTGCAGCTCCGCGTCCTCCGCCGGATTTTTGTCCGGATGCAATTGCAATGATAGGCGTCTGAAAGCCTTCTTGATTTCCGAGGCGTTCGCGGACTAAAGAGaaacaatttatgtaaattaatcttAATCAAACTCGTCATTCCGCGCGACTGCATCGACATCGTGCGAATGTGGACGTTCAAACTTCAAACATATTTGCAGGGAACATACCTGCGTAACGCCCAGCACATCATAGAAATTTTGATTGACCTCCTCGACCACGTCAAACACCTCCAACTCGTCGTTATCCCACGCGCTGGAGGACCTAAACACGTCTAGGAAGCAGAGGACCCCGAAAATGATCGACGGTAGATTCATCTTCGTCCACCGCATGCagacataattaatataataacgcGCGTTTTTCTTCCTTCACCCTGCAAAATCCGTGTTCTAGGACATTATTATGTCCTCACCCTCGTCGGACAGTGCGCCCGAGAATCAGAGTCAGGTTAGAAGTAGTTGGAACTGTTGGAAGTAGTCTTTTTGCCGTAGGTGCCACATTGCCAGATTGCCGCTCGTATCTCGCATCCATATCGAGATTACTCGCGATCAGTCCTCGATGCGATCGATACTCGCGAAATCGCGAGAATCGATTTCCGCGCGCCATTTCCGCGCGCCGTTGTCGCGACCGTCGCGACGCTACCTCACACTCAATCACACTCAATCCCTGCGGTTGATTAGAAAACGTGGATTAATGCCAATTTACActaatatagattaactttgaatAATTGAATCGCGAATTCACGCAGCGACAAATCGCTGGCGATTTTCTCTCTCTACTCCGATTTTCTCAACAAAAAAAGGAATGAACAAAAATGTAGCGACTTAAaagaaattggtaaaaaatgACGCTATcgtcaattattaattacacttaaaaaaaaattaaaaatgcagaatagaatatttttatatatttttttagaaggttaacattaaaaatagacTCACGAAGAGAATGAATTtctattattcatataaaaaaatgttttaaggaTTCAAAAATACTGCAGATTAATAATTAGAgttaaataataactataaagttaaaagttattgcctaacttttaagttattaattaattttaaaagattaacttcaactaattatatttttaaaacaaattttaatgtactgttttcttaaattaaaaatttatttatataaaagaaaaaatatctcatacaaaaaactatatttctttgttattttatactaacttaattaatttataaataaaatattaagtttatttggTAAgtctttttaattaagaattataattttttgaagtaatttgaagtaatttaaaaaagaaaaagctttaatattttatttaataacaataaagatGAACAAGGAcagaaagaattatttttaacatttacgtAAGGTTTTCAACGAATTACAGGACGATTTAATACGTGACGTAATCATGACGAAATCATGCTTTCCAAGCAGTGGTTGTCATGGTTAGTAATTGGTGGTAGTCGACATCGACGGTGGTTATCAGTGGTTATCAATGAGAGAAAccgttatttgaaatggatctCGAAGTCGACGGTGAGATACGAATTTTTAATGAGGGATATAACGACAGTCAAAATACGAGAGGTAGCGGTTGCGCGAGAGTTAAGTGGAAACCGTTAAAATGTGTTGTCTTTACGCGCTGTTATTTCACAGGTTCCGAACATTCGCATGAGATATAAGTGACTATAACCTATGAGGCCACTTGTGCGTATTCACGCAGACATTTCCGGCTGGACAGTGGCAAAGATATCACACGTTCAAAATGTTGGAGGGACTCGTCGCTTGGGTACTGAACAATTATCTCGGCAAATACGTCGAGAATCTAAACACGGATCAGCTGAGCATTGCTTTGTTGTCAGGTGAGGTTATGTCGCACTACGCATTTGATTTGATATCTATGTAAATACCTTCGTCTGCCATAAAAATGTCATAACGCTTGTTTTGGTATCATGCAGAATAATACACATTTAAAGTATGATTTGTTAGTTAACAACtacatatttatagtttataacTATGAGTCAGTTAATAACTATATATTTCTGATTTGTCATGCTATATTGATTTACAACAAATGAGTATATCTTGCGCAACCTCTATAGTTctctaacattatttttacacaagagttatttaattttataactgcGCTATCGTATTTATACATCGTTTATCTAATAAATGTCTGTTTTACATTAGGGGAAGTCGAATTAGAAAACTTACCCCTGAAACGCGAGGCTCTGCGTCATATCGGATTGCCAATGGAAATCAAGGCTGGATTTATCGGTAAAATCAGATTGCAAGTGCCAGTTAGGCAAATAAGAACTGCATCGTGGGTCATAGGTATAGAGCAGCTCTATTTAGTGGCGGGACCAATTAATTTGGATGAGGTAAAGTATTATGGTTCTGTCTtctgttattttaaaatcttgataatcttaataatgttttacacataaaaaaattatgtgtaaaagataaatttattattcaaatataaatttaaaatatttaaataattaaaatttttgtataatataaatttatttttttaaatttatgtttaaaaagatGAATTTATATGGcaaatatttacacaaatattttaaataatgagtttaaaaatatctatagtaTGACAACGAAGCGGAGGAGCAAGCAATATTAGAATATAAACTCAGTCGGCTGGATGCTTTAGAAGCCAGATGGAGAGCCGATATAGAGCATGATCCTGGTTACTATGCTTCGAGTTATAGCTCGTGGTTAAATTATGGCACATCTCTAGTAACAAATATCATCGAAAATTTACAGTTGAACATCAAAGATGTTCATATTAGATACGAAGATGGTATTACACTACCAGATGGTAAGTAAAGAATCACATGAGTATaatgtgaataaaaatttatatgtaatatatttatattaactatgttctcaataaaacttttgatccttttatataaagataatgGTATTGCATTTGGCATTACAATTGGAGCATTAACTACTCAAAGTTGTGACGCTAGCTGGATACCTAGTTCCACGTCTTGGAATCTTACAGATGCGTCGTTTAAGCTAATGGAACTCGATAGTCTTTCGGTTTATTGGAACCACGTGAAGAAAGATCATCTTTTTGGTGGACTTAATCTAGGCGATCTAGCTGTAAGATCTATAGAGCTTGGTGTGCATGATAGCACAGCATGCTAATCATATTCTATaagagtaaaattatttgtaaaccCGATTTTTAGATTGCTATGAGTAAAAATAAGATTCAACGACACATTTTATCGCCCGTGAATGCAAGAGCGCACATTAAGAGAGATCGAACCGAACGTCCATTAAGGTCTATTAATAAACCGCGTATCGTAGTAGATTTGCTTTTGGATGAAGTACCATTATTTATAACAGACGTAAGTCTTACAGATAACAATAATCTGTCGATATATAATCAAACATGATTGATTTgtgtaatataacaaattattcttTTAGCTTCAATATGAGGAAATGGTCAAATGTATCAAAGAGCTTGATCGTATAGATCGTCGTAAACAGCAATGGCGTTGTAGGCCAGTAATTCCCGTTAAACAAGCTTGCAAGGAGTGGTGGAAGTATGCTGCTAGGTGTCATCTCGGCAGAGACACGCTTAAACCGAAACTATCCTGGAAAGATATGCTTCTCAGAGCCAGAGAGAACGTTTGTTACGTTCAAACATATACTAAATTGTTAGGTAcaagtgaatatttttttatatcgtctTTCatagatttttacattttcttgaaacgatgaaaatttcttttcaaattttatcttttctagGCACACCTACCTCGATCTTATCTCCGGAAATTAAAACGTTGAAGGAGAAGATCGAGAACGAACGAAATTTCGACGAGCTTCGGGTATTGAGGGAACTGGCTATGGAGAAAATGAGACCTGCGAAAATGCAACTACCTAATATGAATGTACCACAAGGACGTGGTATGCTCGAGCAATGGTTTCCACAATGGTGGGGCTGGTCTTCAAAGATATCTCACAGTAACAATGGAACGCAAAACGGAAATAGCTCGACTACTTTCGATGGCGAACTGCTGGATGTTTTAGCGGACACTATGAATGATGACACTCTTTTACGTCGCGACACAGTATTTGGACAATTTAATTTTGCTCTGGTGCAAGGCGCGGTATCGTTGTGCACCGCAAAAGATGGAAGCAACAGGAAAACTGTGATAGAACTGAAATTCGAAAGAGTGAACCTGAGCTATGAATCACGACCTAGATCCGGATCGCACAAGTTCTCAGTCAGTTTAGGCGCGTTATACCTGCATGATTTTCTCACGGAAAACTCTACATTTCCCATTTTAGTGCAACCTCAAGTCACATCCAACGGCATATCCTCGCGCGTTCGCAATTCGTCGGAAAAACTAACGAAAGCGCCACATCATTTATTCGAACTGATCTATGAAAAAAGACCGCTTCACGTTACTGTGGATCATTTATTGCATGTGTACTCGCAGTCCTTGGATGTTGTGTATAATCCAACCGTCATATACTGGCTGATAGATTTTATGTGCAAACCGCATCGATCGGTGTCGTCCAATCAACGATTTCAGGCGATGAAACGTCGCACGAGAAGGCAATTGATTAAGAACTGGGAACAAATTTTAGACGGCGATTTCGTATATCGTTCATCTTGGGATCTACAGTTTAAGATCTCTGCACCACAGATCTTATTGGTGGAAAGCTTCGTTGATTCTAACGCGGCCGTGGTGATGGTCGATTTCGGTAAATTACATTTATCGAACGCGAATCTGAATCATGTGATACTGAAAATAGAGTCACCTAAAAGTGATGATGATGAAGATGAGAGATACGAAACACCTTGTTCCACTCCGCCCGGTAGTCAGGAAAACGGTTCCCTACACGACTTTCAAGGGTTGTCCGAGACCGAGTTACACAAGAAATTGTACGATCAGTACTCGATTGATTTAGTGGACCTGCAGATTTTAGTGGGTAAGACAAATGACAATTGGAAACACGTTCGCACGAGAGGCACGTCGAGCTTACATTTTCTCGAGCGTTTTAACATATCGTTGCAAGTTGAACGACGTGTCTTCACCACTTCGGATCCTAATTTCCCATCGGTTACGGTATCTGGTAACTTGCCAAGGCTGGTAGTGCATGTGAACGAGCAGAAAGTGGGCGCGATacgtttaatttataacttactGTCGAGCTTTTCCCGCTCTGCCGGCATTCCGCAAACAGAAGCCGTCAATATAGAACCGAAGAGTCCCAGGAAGGAGGAGAGTCGTTCCTTGAGCCATGCGGTGATGGTACAATTTATCATCGATCAGATGGCCTTTGAATTACAATCGAGAGGTCGCAGCGTGGCAGAGCTACAAGTGTCTGGCGTTCGGGCAGCCCTCAGCAAAAGAATGGCAGATCTGAGCGTCTCCCTCTCCGTCCACGGTCTGCTTTTGGTCGACGCTCTTCAAGAATTCGGGCCAGATTTTGAATTGCTGGTGGCTAGTCACAAACATGTCGGTATGGACAGCGTTTCCGGTAGATTAAGGGATTCGGAACCGACGTCGCCCGTTTCGCCAGAATCGCCCGAGTCACCCGACTCCGCGAGACCACCACGACTGACCTCTCCCGTTGCCTTGACCAATGCCTTGTCCAGTTTGGTGAACAAAACCAAGACTCCGCTCTCACCCAGGAATAATTCGTTGGTCGGCCTAGAAAAATTGGATTCGGAGGCGCTGATTGTCGTAGAGTTGACGCTGGTAGACGACCCCACGGAAAACCTGAGAATGGCAAATATACAGTTCAATAATCTAGATATTATAGCCAATCAGGAGACGATAGTAGAATTGTTAGGTTTCTTCCGAAGAATCTTGCCATTGCAGAAGTCGCGGCCAGCGTATGTTGCGAGCCGAGACAATTCTTTGTCGAGTCAAAGTACAGAAATAAGATCAATGTCAACGAGAACTGAAATTACCTTTGACTTTCATCGCTTGAATGTGCTACTTTTACGCGCAGTCATGCAGGATAATCATTTGGTGGGGCAAAAGATCGCCACGGCGACTATGTCGGACGCGCGCATACAGGCGACTTTAGCTGCAAATACATCGATCTCGGGCTCTCTTGGCGGAGTACAAGTTCTTGATCAAACGTCAACCGGGAAGACTCACCAGCGGATTATCAGTGTAGGTAGGGATCCTCTGGCTGATCCGCAGCATTATCCGTTTGAGCACTTTAGTAGTCTATCCGATCAGCCAGAGGCGTTTAGATTCGTGGCGAATCGCAACACCAGGCAGGTCAGCGAGGACGATTGCATAGAAATCGATCTCGATCTCACGATACGTGTGGCCAGCGTTTGGTATACTCATGCGCCGCACCTGATATCGGAATTGCGTTCGTGTGCCGACGAATTCAAACAATATCTAAGCAATTTTGCGCGTCAGATCAGCGCAGCCGCCACTGATATGGCGATTGGTTTGGTGAACGCCGACGATTGGACCATCCCGCCGCGTAAACGATTGCCGAGTGTCTCGGTTGATTTAGATAATGTAAATGCGCTTTCGATGAAATTAGACGTGCTTCTGGAAAGTCCGGTGCTCGTGTTACCTCGTTCTTCTCATAGCAGACAAGTATTCGTTGCTCACCTGGGTACGATGTCGCTGCGACACGAGCCCCACTTGGGATCTATGGCGAAACACAAGGTCACGCTGGAAGTGCGCGACATGAATCTATACTCTCTGGAGATGTCTGCCAATATCGGGCAATCACAAAGCAATCTACCGAGAGCCGAGGAGATGTACTCGTGCAAGGAGTTGGGCAAGCCGATACTACACGATACAACGCTAAAGATTCTGGTTGAGAAGCAAAACACCTTAACGCAAAGTATGAGCTTCCTACTTGATTGCGGTGATTTTACGAGCAATAGTCCAATTGTACAGGTACACGGCGCCGTGATAACGCCACTGAAAGTATCGCTGTCGCGCGGCCAATACGAGCAATTACTCGACACCACTCATCGATTATTCTCCATGCCTACCGTGACTGCCACAGCTGCAGTGTCGGAATATGACGATCTCGACGGGCTATCCAACTACTCGGAGAAGCTTGATCTCTACGTGAAAGTCTCGTTCGAACTGCCGATTCTTAGCGTACAATTGAAGCAGGCGCACTCGGAGCAGCCACTGGTGGAGTTGTCAATGCGTGACTTCGTTGTCAAGTATGACAAATTACATCGAAACGAATCGAGCGTGCAGGTTGCGCTGCGCTCTCTCCTGATGGAAGATCTTCTGTGCGCGGTCGGCTCGCGGCATCGTTGCATGATGCAGTCGTCGGCGCCCA from Solenopsis invicta isolate M01_SB chromosome 7, UNIL_Sinv_3.0, whole genome shotgun sequence harbors:
- the LOC105193530 gene encoding dnaJ homolog subfamily C member 1, coding for MRWTKMNLPSIIFGVLCFLDVFRSSSAWDNDELEVFDVVEEVNQNFYDVLGVTQSANASEIKKAFRRLSLQLHPDKNPAEDAELQFRTLVAVYDVLKDPGKRQKYDNVLVNGLPNWRSAVYYYRHVRKMGLLEMSVILFTVITIGQYLVAWAAYFEKRYTYEQVLGSKLQKMQKKNRKSKIDVPDLADILEKIPTPTMWNTLPFQLPKWIIGSVIAIPSTICLIIQLVKERKEKKKQEEEEALAQESEQPEPEVMSRNVRKRRPGFTPQERSGTNSKETIKKEDCDYTNHVYEKPAVSGGLWTDNDILELIKYVKKYPGGTPERWEKIASVMNRTVVEVTHMAKKVKEEGLKPAESVEEVSVEEKPKKVKTRSDNTVSTAEWSQEQQRTLEAALTKYPKGASVDRWEKIANCVEGKTKEECQVRYRQLVELVKKKQQSQ